From the genome of Variovorax sp. RA8, one region includes:
- a CDS encoding MarR family winged helix-turn-helix transcriptional regulator, producing the protein MKQNDASHALLSDAQELGHEARAGTGDHAVLKLWLRMLASTTQIEAEIRKRLRENFDISLARFDYMAQLYRYREGLKMRVLSRYLMVTGGNVTGLTDELEREGVVQRSPSPEDRRAWIVSLTPKGRRSFEAMAKAHEEWLLELFAGLDEKAVQQLYAQLGALRVHLVR; encoded by the coding sequence ATGAAGCAGAACGACGCTTCGCATGCGCTCCTGAGCGACGCGCAGGAGCTGGGGCACGAGGCGCGTGCCGGCACCGGCGACCACGCGGTCCTCAAGCTGTGGCTGCGCATGCTGGCCAGCACCACGCAGATCGAGGCCGAGATCCGCAAGCGGCTGCGCGAGAACTTCGACATCTCGCTCGCGCGCTTCGACTACATGGCGCAGCTCTACCGCTACCGCGAGGGCCTCAAGATGCGCGTGCTGTCGCGCTACCTGATGGTGACCGGCGGCAACGTCACCGGCCTGACCGACGAGCTCGAACGCGAGGGCGTGGTCCAGCGCTCGCCCAGCCCGGAAGACCGCCGAGCCTGGATCGTGAGCCTGACGCCCAAGGGCCGCCGCAGCTTCGAGGCCATGGCCAAGGCGCACGAGGAATGGCTGCTGGAGCTCTTCGCGGGGCTGGACGAGAAGGCGGTGCAGCAGCTGTATGCGCAGCTCGGGGCGCTGCGCGTGCACCTTGTCCGCTAG
- a CDS encoding SDR family NAD(P)-dependent oxidoreductase gives MQAHSMTGRHALVTGAARGIGAEIARTLAAEGAVLTLLGRDRAALLRVAGSLPGTGHGVVTADVADPEAVAAAFAQARAERGPVAILVNNAGAAESAPFLKTSVALWQRMLSVNLTGSFLCAQAALPGMLEAGWGRIVNIASTAGQKGYAYVSAYTAAKHGVIGLTRSLALEVARKGVTVNAVCPGYTDTDILRDSVSNVVGKTGRSEAEAMAEFAAVNPQRRIVQPAEVADAVRWLCGDGAVSVNGQSISVSGGEVT, from the coding sequence ATGCAAGCACATTCAATGACTGGCCGCCACGCGCTCGTGACCGGCGCGGCGCGCGGCATCGGCGCCGAGATCGCGCGCACCCTGGCGGCCGAGGGTGCGGTGCTGACCCTGCTCGGGCGGGACCGCGCCGCACTGCTGCGCGTGGCCGGCTCGCTGCCCGGCACGGGCCATGGCGTGGTGACCGCCGACGTGGCCGACCCGGAGGCCGTGGCAGCGGCCTTCGCGCAGGCGCGCGCCGAGCGCGGGCCGGTCGCGATCCTCGTCAACAACGCCGGCGCGGCCGAGAGCGCGCCTTTCCTGAAGACCTCCGTCGCGCTGTGGCAGCGGATGTTGAGCGTCAACCTGACGGGCAGCTTCCTCTGCGCCCAGGCGGCGCTGCCGGGCATGCTCGAAGCGGGCTGGGGCCGCATCGTCAACATCGCGAGCACGGCGGGGCAGAAGGGCTATGCCTATGTCAGCGCCTACACGGCGGCCAAGCACGGCGTGATCGGGCTCACGCGCTCGCTCGCGCTGGAGGTGGCGCGCAAGGGCGTGACGGTGAATGCCGTCTGCCCCGGCTATACCGACACCGACATCCTGCGCGACAGCGTCAGCAACGTGGTCGGCAAGACAGGGCGCAGCGAGGCCGAGGCAATGGCGGAGTTCGCGGCGGTCAACCCGCAGCGACGCATCGTGCAGCCGGCCGAGGTGGCGGATGCGGTGCGTTGGCTCTGCGGCGATGGCGCCGTGTCGGTCAATGGCCAGTCGATCTCGGTCTCGGGCGGCGAGGTCACATGA
- the trpE gene encoding anthranilate synthase component I: MITELEFKSLSAQGYNRIPLMVEAFADLETPLSLYLKLAHAKESGRHSFLLESVVGGERFGRYSFIGLPARTLLRASGFGTEALTQVVTGGKVVEEVRGNPLDFVAAYQKRFKVALRPGLPRFCGGLAGYFGYDTVRHIEKKLALSCPPDTLGCPDILLLQCEELAVIDNLSGKLYLIVYADPAQPEAYANAKRRLRELREQLKYSVSAPQVRPTQAHPPQRSFAKVDYLAAVERAKELIAAGDFMQVQVGQRISKRYTESPLSLYRALRSLNPSPYMYYYDLGDFHVVGASPEILVRQEQTGGGEQKITIRPLAGTRPRGASPEQDKAAEQELINDPKERAEHVMLIDLARNDIGRIAKTGSVKVTEAFAIERYSHVMHIVSNVEGTLKDGMTAIDVLKATFPAGTLTGAPKVHAMELIDQLEPTKRGLYGGACGYISYAGDMDVAIAIRTGIVKDQMLHVQAAAGVVADSVPELEWKETEAKARALLRAAELVEEGLE; encoded by the coding sequence GTGATCACCGAACTCGAATTCAAGAGCCTCAGCGCGCAGGGCTACAACCGCATCCCGCTGATGGTCGAGGCCTTTGCCGACCTCGAAACCCCGCTGTCCCTCTATCTCAAGCTGGCCCACGCCAAGGAGAGCGGCCGCCACAGCTTCCTGCTGGAATCGGTGGTTGGCGGCGAGCGCTTCGGCCGCTACAGCTTCATCGGCCTGCCGGCGCGCACCCTGCTGCGCGCGAGCGGCTTCGGCACCGAGGCGTTGACCCAGGTCGTCACCGGCGGCAAGGTGGTCGAGGAGGTCCGCGGCAATCCGCTGGACTTCGTCGCGGCCTACCAGAAGCGCTTCAAGGTGGCCCTGCGGCCCGGCCTGCCGCGCTTTTGCGGCGGGTTGGCAGGCTACTTCGGCTACGACACGGTGCGCCATATCGAGAAGAAGCTGGCGCTGAGCTGCCCGCCCGACACGCTGGGCTGCCCCGACATCCTCTTGCTGCAATGCGAGGAGCTGGCGGTGATCGACAACCTCTCGGGCAAGCTCTACCTGATCGTCTACGCCGACCCGGCTCAGCCCGAGGCCTATGCCAATGCCAAGCGGCGCCTGCGCGAATTGCGCGAGCAGCTCAAGTACTCGGTCAGCGCGCCGCAGGTGCGGCCGACCCAGGCGCATCCGCCGCAGCGCAGCTTTGCCAAGGTCGACTACCTCGCGGCGGTGGAGCGCGCCAAGGAACTGATCGCAGCCGGAGACTTCATGCAGGTGCAGGTGGGCCAGCGCATCAGCAAGCGCTACACCGAATCGCCGCTCTCGCTCTACCGTGCGCTGCGTTCGCTCAACCCCTCGCCCTACATGTACTACTACGACCTGGGCGACTTCCACGTGGTGGGCGCCTCGCCGGAGATCCTGGTGCGCCAGGAGCAAACGGGCGGAGGCGAGCAGAAGATCACCATTCGCCCGCTGGCCGGCACGCGACCGCGCGGCGCCTCGCCCGAGCAGGACAAGGCGGCCGAGCAGGAGCTGATCAACGACCCCAAGGAGCGTGCCGAGCATGTGATGCTGATCGACCTGGCGCGCAACGACATCGGCCGCATCGCCAAGACCGGCAGCGTGAAGGTGACCGAGGCCTTTGCCATTGAACGCTACAGCCATGTGATGCACATCGTGAGCAATGTCGAGGGCACCTTGAAGGACGGCATGACCGCGATCGACGTGCTGAAGGCCACCTTTCCGGCCGGCACCCTGACCGGCGCGCCCAAGGTACACGCCATGGAGCTGATCGACCAGCTGGAGCCGACCAAGCGCGGCCTCTACGGCGGTGCCTGCGGCTACATCAGCTACGCGGGCGACATGGACGTTGCGATCGCCATCCGGACCGGCATCGTCAAGGACCAGATGCTGCACGTGCAGGCGGCAGCGGGCGTGGTGGCCGATTCGGTGCCCGAGTTGGAGTGGAAGGAAACCGAGGCGAAGGCGCGGGCGCTGCTGCGCGCCGCCGAACTGGTCGAGGAAGGGCTCGAGTGA
- a CDS encoding GxxExxY protein, with the protein MADEFQNTDFSHEIIGAAVEVQRVLGIGLPAEVYAAALEIELAEREIGFVRDVPVSASYKGRSLGEVCRAGFVVEQSVVVEVKAVDALTDLHRAQAQATVRLSGLPLGLLVNFNVFPVVKGVHRIGAKP; encoded by the coding sequence ATGGCCGACGAGTTTCAGAATACCGACTTCTCGCACGAGATCATCGGCGCAGCGGTCGAGGTGCAACGGGTGCTCGGCATCGGCCTGCCGGCCGAGGTGTATGCCGCGGCGCTGGAGATCGAACTCGCCGAGCGCGAGATCGGCTTCGTGCGGGACGTGCCGGTGTCGGCCAGCTACAAGGGCCGCTCGCTCGGCGAGGTGTGCCGCGCGGGCTTCGTGGTCGAGCAATCGGTGGTCGTCGAAGTGAAGGCGGTCGATGCGTTGACCGACCTGCATCGTGCCCAGGCGCAGGCCACGGTGCGGCTGTCGGGACTGCCGCTGGGCCTGCTCGTCAATTTCAACGTGTTCCCGGTGGTCAAGGGCGTGCATCGGATCGGAGCCAAGCCATGA